The genomic DNA ATATGTAGTTGACAAATAGTTTGTTTAGCTTGAGCAGGAAAATTAGTTAAAATATTGTATCAGCTGTTGATACTGAAGATATATCAAGACATCAGGTTTTATAGCTCAGTAATAATATAATTTGGATGTAGCTCAAAGTTTTGCCAGAGAGTGCTTATTAAAATCAGTGCCATTTCCCTTTAGCGCcatgtgtgtctgcagctgtaAAATCACCTACACTTTTCTGCCCACCGCTTCTTTTCTGAGACTGCTGCTCTCAGCGCAGACTCAGCTGAGTAAGCCAGGCACCATAGAGAACAAATCAGACTGCATGTGTATTTTCAGTGCTTCCCCTCCAGCAGCTATCATCATCACAGTCGCTTCTGGAAGGCCACGGACACTGTCACTGGCTACTGTGATTAAAAACGACTGCTCTAATTCTCCCTCGGATTAAAACGGCCATGTTGACTGACTCCATCCCCCTCTCATAGCATTCATGCTTGCACGCGGTCCGTCAGTCAAAGATTGGGAAACAGCAGAAAAGGATGGATATGAGCTGGTGTCATGGTTCTGTAATAAGTAGTTTCACTGATTTTATGCATAAAAATCTCAGATTTGCTGATGATATGATGGGTGGTAGTAGTGTGTTTATACATGCATATATTGCTTCTATATAGCATGCATGAGCTTGTGTGTCCGGGTTTCAAGGGATTGAAAAGAGTATCATCATTTCTTGGTTCTTAACACGGTATCATATAGGTAACAGCATGATATACAGTAATTAGATTCAGTTTTTacaagtttgtgtttttttgaagttgtggaaattctgtttttatggaGAAAATGTCAGCATTTATTACCACGTCCTGTAACTACCTGGACTGTATCGTGATCTGCTGTTGCTTTTACCCAGATGCAGATCCCTTGTATTAGCTTGATGCACTGATATCATGCTACACTCACGGTAACGAGTGCCTTATCAGTGTGTTCTCATGACTATAATGTAAATGTGAGAGGGGTGTTTCCTTCAGTCAGATTTAGCAGCTCTTGTATAACAGTTACCTACATGCTTATCGTCTTTTATCCGAGGAAGACTGAGTGCTAAAAATAGTAAGGTTACTCAAggtgtgtctttttgtaataATCCATGCTCCCATTAGAGCAGGGCATTAGCATGTGATCTGTACATGATACCAGTATGCTGCTATCGGATCTGTGAGTATTCGCATTTACACCTTGTATTAAAATGTCCTCTCATTATCCCAACTGAGTTATAACTGGGAGATGAGCAGGAATTCAGCTGTATTAAATTATATTAGTAGGCTTGTGCATCAATATGTTCCCAGCATGATGCCAGGACGTATCATGTATGACAGTATTTGTTTACGAAAATGGTTAGAATTTCACAAGGAGAAGTAATTTTCACACATGGTTGACATTAAGGAGAAAAGACATTTCCTCCATGGGAGCAAAACACCTTACACAAGACTTATAAGACTCCCTGCAGGTAAAACACGGCTAATGACTGACTGACTCAGAAAGACTCACTATAAACGGAAATGAAAACACAGGCTGGCTTAGCAACATTAAAGCTAAAAATATCTCATAATGCAACTCTGTCTGTAGACGACCAGCCGTAATTACAGCGTTCTATTGAAAAAATCTTCTGTTTAGAACACGTACCAGACCTCAAGTATAAGTCgacccccacattttcaaatccaaGCTCCAAAAAGAAAAACGTCTTAATATAATACATCTAATACAAAACGGAGTGTATGTTTTCAACGTTGCTGAAGACCAAAATGTcgggatttttaaaaacttgggTATACATTAATGGAGTGTTACCACATAAAGTTGACTgtcaaggggaaaaaaaataactagtCTGAGCACTTAAtgtgtttacatatttttcttttattttcttttgcttgtaCAGCACCTTAACAACTTCTGTGTATGAGAGCGtgcagttaaaaatgaaattgtacTTACACTGATTACGTTGTCCCCAGAAAGACTTTGAGATCACGTCAGTGGATTTAACCGTTTCTGGGAAAATTCGCAGTTGCTTCAGTTCTTCACTGGTCAACTAAATTCTCacattattgtttgtttgtgtgcgttcTTTCTGCAGATATCTGCATAGCCACTGCAATATCCCTACTCATGATTCTTATATGTGGCATGGCGACATACGGTGCTTACAAGGTAAACTGGCAAAACAAATCACATTCAAACACACATCTGGACTTAAGAAACTGAGTTCCTTCATCTAAACCGAGTCTctcccttacagcaacatgctGCTTGGATCATTCCATTCTTCTGCTACCAAATCTTTGACTTTGCCCTTAACACACTGGTAGCCATAAGTGTGGTGGTTTATCCCAACACGGTCCAGGACTACCTCCAGCAGCTGGTGAGGACCATTTCCTTCCAACTACAACACCTACCTAAGTGATTCATTGTTGTCAAAAAGTATTTAGAAGTCAAGAAGTAGCTAGCTGCTTTTAAACCAAGTTTGTGTTAACTGCTTAGCATAACAGATTCTGAGTTTAGTGATTCACCATTTGTTGAGTAACACTGTTAAAGAAGAGGAATTCAGTGAAAACAGGCCACCCACGTATGAGCACAGGTCTTAGTTATGTAGATTAGGTGTCCAGTTTAGACTCCTGGGCTGCTGAGGACTGAAAGGTCAGAGCCTGATGTGAAATTGGCCActtttgttctttctgtctCACCTTtctcattgatttttttattttccaatttgacatttatttgtcTCCTTCTGTTCCAGCCGGGGACATTCCCTTACAAAGAGGACATCATGTCCACCAACAACATGTGCCTAGTTTTTGCAGTCCTCCTCTTCATTGGCTGCATCCTCTCCTTCAAGGTAAGCAGAGTCTTTCTGCCTCTGCTGATTCTCACAGTTGGCCGAGTTTTCTCCTTGCTAGCTTTTTATGCTATGGTGGGCAAACATTCATCTGACAACGTATGAAACTGCATGCACATAAAAAATAAGCTTGCAAAATATAATTTATGCAGTACTTGCAACACATTGCTACAGATTACATACCCACTGAATATTTGTTCATTGCGGAAGagccttctttttcttttacagatttgCTCATCATATTGCAATGTGATTAAGTCAATTAAGCCTCCCGCTGTGCAGATCTCATAGCAGAACGAACCATATGCCATGTATAATGAATCTACCAGTGTGAACATTCCCCATTATCAATGCTGTTCATGAGATTATCACAcagtcagagagcagcaggtcaGGGACAACAGGAAACCAACTCCCGTCAAACTAATTCTCCCTTAATGCATGGATGATTCTCCAGGCGCAGCTCTGCTCCGGGGCTCTTGGACGAGATAGGGCATGAAGTTGCAGTCATCTGTACAATCAAATCAACTTGTTTCTCCTCTAAGCTGAGATTAGAAATGTTCTCGGCAGATATCCAAAGCCGGAGCCGGGGTTTTATGACAGGAAGCAGCCACTGGAAGACACACTGCTGGACTCACTGTCAGAAGAGCTATAAATGTTCTGTCTGACACAGTGAGCTTTTAGTATATGGAAAAACTGGATCGCCTGCATTAAAGATTGCAAGTAGATCTGTGACATTTGCCTAGAAAAATCAATACGACCCTTTTTTTATTGATGCTGTACATGCAGTATATATCAGCTGCTGTTGTTTATACTGATGATGGCTCCCTGGAGAAGGGCCAGATGTGAAACCTCAAGGACACATTCAGCTCTCAGGGCAAAGCGAACACCTGCTAAAGTTCCTGTCGAAGCCAACATCCTCCACTTGACTGCACTTGGCATAAATGGCACAGACAGGAAGAAGAGATGGTAGAAGAAGAGAGAGTTGAGGATGCAGTAGCAGCGGAAATATAAATGGATAAATGGTTCAGTGactaaaaagagagagagatgtggaAAGCAAAAGGGCAAGATGTAGTGATGCGTAAAGTCAGCCCCATGCATAATACTCAATACGAAATATTATTCACATTCATGTATTCACatacaagtttgtttttttcaagtaGAAAATAAGCTAGtggattaaaaaaatgcacGTACAGACAGTTTTCAGTCTGCAGAAATGGAAAATGATTTAGTAGAGGACAGGAAAAGAGAATTGGCTCAGCATAGCAAATTATAATAGCCGAGGAGTGGAGCCAACTGTATTGTCAACGTTTCAAATGTGTGCTGAGTGATGTGTCCGGGTTCGGTTGCCCTCACGCTTGTGTTGCACAGTGAGCAGGTCAGCTCAGCAGATGGTTAAAATGATTGGCTGGTGCTCTTGCTTGGCTTCCTGGTTCATTGCTCTTAGCGCTGGCAGAGGTACCAACTCAGCAGGCTACTCACATACACTCGCACAATGAACCTCCTTTTCCTTTGCCAAGTCCGACAAACCTAAACCTCGGTGCAGGCATAGGCTCACTGAGGCAAGAGATGCCCGATAAGTTGGTGAAATGGCGGACCAGGAAGCAGAAAAGCCACATTGTTGGAGAAAGTGTTCACACATAAAACTGACTTCATCATAAAAATAGCTGGTACATCACAGCCTCATTAAGCAGTGATGTGATACATCTCTGCTGTCATCATCCCTAACCTTGACGAGCGGATGAGATCGCAGCAAGCGGCTACAGTAATAAGGAAAAGTGCAGACGGTGTCGCtgaaggtcattttgtgttctttgttttcacctCCTGGCGACAGGCCTACCTGATTGGCTGTGTGTGGAACTGCTACAGATATGTGAGCGGCAGGGGCACCACGGAGGTCCTGGTTTATGTCACCACCAACGACACCACGGTGAGTCCTCGTATCCACCCTCCAGCGCCTCGCCTCAAGGACACACCGATAGTCCCACCACCGTTAGATCACAAcataattacatttgcacagcATCGATTTGTCTCTCTCTCGGCTTAGGAGCACTCAGTTCATTATATTAGCtgaaataattcaaataaaGGCTTTGAAAAGTCACTTTCATCTCTGCGGTTGGCACATTAATATAAATAGTATCAAATGATACTCTCAACAACAGCGAGGTTTTTTTAAGCACTACTAAAATTTAGATGATATTTACTTTTGCATGTATTGCAGCTCAATGAGTTGATACCTCTAAATGTTCAAGGTAAGGATGTTAGGAGTCAATAGATAATTAATAGATAATAGAAATAGATCTTTCACTTGCAAAAGGAAGTATTCAAGAACCTCATTGACCTCAACCTCGAGccaaaatgttttgttcattttgagatATCTCTTCTCCAGGAAGAGAAAAAGTGTcatgaattgatttttttttaaatcaaagagGTAAAATAATTTTGGTAATTTACTGTttcaaaaaggagaaaataaaaagatcCAAATTATCTCTATCTAATGGCAGAAATTCCAAAGTTTCTTCTGAAACTGCAGTTATATTTGCATGTcatataacttttacattttcaagaGGTTCAGGTTAATGTGGTTCTGCTATAAAATCTCATCAACGTAAGAGGTAAAAGACCATTTAGACATGTCTGATTTCCTATTTACACAATAGGTGAAGATGCTATGTGTAGTTTTTTAACCACCGGGGAATTATTGGTAAACTAGAAATGAGAACATggacaaagagaaaaactttATCAGTCGTGGACCAGTATTAAAATCCTACACATATcactttatactgcagtttGTATTGCAAGTTATACAGTTACTGTTGATTGAATGGTACTTAGTAGGACTCtttcatgttaaaataaatagtttatATTGTAGCTAATAGTAGAATAGCATAGTGAGGATGTCCAGGGTCCACATTCCGCTGTCGAGTCGTTTAACTCCTCCAGTGCAGTTGGTCTCCTTTGTCGGTGCTGTAGGTTGTCCTGGGTTGTAGTTGGCTGGCTGAGCAGAACTGCATGTTGTCCATCTACTTTGCCTCCTTAGAGTCGTCTTCGGGTGTTTCTGAGAGGCTTTAGCATAGTCACCGTttccatttgtctgtctgtttgtaatCCTCCGTGCTGATACATAAGACATTAATCTGTCTCACACCCGCTGTCGTCGCAATAAGCAGCACTTCATCTGTCTGTCACTTTGTCCTTGTGCTGTCACGGCCCTGCCTCACAGTGCTGACGTTTTTCACCTTATGAAACAGGCTGCGCACCCAGGAGCTAATCCAGCCGTGCCCGATGTCGCAGTGTGTATCATATGGCCTTCCAGCAAACACTGGACAAGTGCCAGTCATTTTGTCCACAGCAGATATGATGGAGGGAAtgagctgtattttttttccttagaGTTTAAGAGGAAGAAACGGAATGTGTTCTCATGAAAACCGAGCTGTTTAGAAAATAATTGATTTAGAAATAAATTCATTATTACATGAAAAATAGAGATCAGAAATTTGCAAACTCGCGTGGATGAGCAGGTAAATATGAAGGCTAAAACAGAGcaagaacaaagtaaaagatgtGAAACGGGTCTAAAATATTACTGAATAACACAGAGttcaaaaagaaatatttaactTCATACTTGCCTTTTAACCTTCGATAAAAATGATTGTGAAAACAGTGAGCTTAAAtgtgctgaaaaataaatgagccagaggaaaatacataaaagtagTTCTCATATAATTACCTTTTATTGTTTGTCAGTTTTCAAGCTCCATGTACAATGAGCATGACTAAAATTGCCAAAAAGATATAGCTATAAGTTGCTTTACAGGCGCCATGATTATagaattacaaaataaatgacatttaatCACTTATTTAACTTGACACCTCTGTAAATGACTTGTGGAATAATCGGCTGTGTTGAAACTCGAGCGTACATATGGATAAATGTATAATCCAAAATCTATTCAGATCACTGAAAAAGCAAACCTGAAATgtataaacaaaactaaataaatggcTGAAGTAAGTAGGTCAGAGTGAAGGCCAGAGCACAAGCTGTGTGAATTTTAATTAGAGAGGTATGAGGGGACAACTTTTACCTAAATGCAGCACATTTCAGGTCAAAAAACTCTCACATGGGACTGGATAGCGACAACATggttttttgtctgcatttcgTTTTTCCGCACGCAGTTGAATAGAGCGCTCCGTCTGTTTGTACTATTGGAAAGCCGGCAGTGTGTCTAAATGGCTTTTTATTGCCTCGGACATCAAGTACCCGGCTGCTTATCCTCTGTGCTTTTATATAAATGCCATTAAAATGCACAAGggtcatctctctctctctctctctctctctctctctctctctctctctctctttttccctctCCCTCCACCTCCCTTTATATATCCCTGTccgtcctcctctcttcttctggACATGTTACATAATTGCCTGCTTGTCTGCTTCATTTCAAATCCTCCCTGTGATGTGTTCGCCGGGCCTCCCTGGCTGCTTCACAATTCCATCCCCTTCGAGCAtattctctctccctctctcccttgCTTCCTCTCTCGCTCTGAATTAGTGGTAGTGCTGGTTTTATAACACCATTTATAGAGGAAGACCTTTGATAGAAAACGCAATCGGGCCTGTAAAGCGGAGCGACGTGTGAGAATGTTATCTTTGCAGCGTGTCAGTCCTTAAATAGAGATGCAATAAAAGGCATTAAAGATGAGAAGCTGTGTTTACTCTGTAATACTGTATTTTCTGCATGCGAACATAGGGGTGAAAAATTCctacaatgaaacaaaaagtgGTGCCCGTGACATGTACACAACTTTGCAGCAGTTCCTCAATACACTGCGTtgtatttaaccctcctgttgtcctcatttaagggcaccaaaaaatactgcttccttgtctgaaaaaatccaaaaattctgcaaaaaaaattatccaaatttacaaaaccttcaggatgaaaattccaataattccttaaaagattcccttaaaagttttatttaaaaaaaatcccccaaatatggcaagaaaattcttgtaaatattttcaaaaaatgagtagaaatcttcaaaaaaaatcctaaaaatatctaaagtgattacatatataccaataaaaatgttaatatatTCTTTATGAACTTTCacaaaaaaaccaaccaaatccagcgaaattcactggattttggttgatttttttgtgtgtgtgaatgttctaaagaagaatttttaacgtttctttttttccatcaaaaaatgttcagagatttcccaaaaaagttgaaaatttggacaccagaagtttcactgtgaaaatatatatttttttccacattttcaaattttaaaacgggtcagttttgacctgcaggacgacacgagggctaATAGAGTCGGAAATGACAAGTTTGTGACGTTGCAGCTGACAGCAGTGATGATGCAAACTGATGATTGTCTGTTTAGTGAACTGCACCGAGTTTATTATATAAGAAGTAGTGAAAGAGTGAATATGGCAATTATTTCGGGCACAGCTTAGGGTAAGACTGTGTAGTTGTAGCTTAGCAGCAGCCTCTCAGACTGTTacagaataataataactaaACCTTGTGTAACGGCCGCATAAGTAGAGAAGAGTTAATGAGAAGTCCGGAAACTTACTGCGTAATGTCACTTCCACAGTGAAGCTAGTATGAGAATAGCAAGGCTTTATCTGCAAAACTATTGAATGTACTCAGCTGGTTAATGatgcattttatatatttttgaattCAGCTTTTAATTTCTAGGAAAATaacgttttttttctgtcagaagtTACATAGTTTCACTTTTGAGCGTTACACTGTACGCGGAAGTTCATTCTTGGTCTTTGAAAACAATATGTGTagcaaaaataatgtaaagcccGTAAGTGTATAGCTCTGCTTATTAGCTTTACGTTATTTTGCGGAGAGCTTTCAACAGGCTTCCTCGGCAGTGAGACTGGTTCAGGCGTTATCATGTAACCTGACTGTACAACATTCACTTGTTATCACAAGAACAAGTTCAACACTTAGCCCACTTACTGCCGTGTAAGCCGACTCCTAAAAGCTCAGAATAGATTCATTTGTCCCACAAAACATACGATATGCAGTAATTAATGTAGTTattaattttcactgtgaaaatattttttccccacattgtcaaactttaaaacaagtcaGTTtaacccgcaggatgacacaagggttaaactaAGCCATCTAGAGGATGTATTTGAGCTTTGAGTTGGTTCTAAGATGCCTTTCGGTTCCATTTCAGGTTCCACTGCCGCCGTACGAGGAAGCTGTCGCCATCCCACCCAAGGAGCCCCCACCCCAGTATATGGAGGCATGAGAGATGCCCTTGCTGGATTATATACCCCCAACGCCCCCGCAGCGCCTACCACGTCTCCCTCCAACAGCAGGACCCCGACGCCGGCTGttgaaaaacaagatgaaacaaTGTCTTAGATGCTGGTATCAGCT from Acanthochromis polyacanthus isolate Apoly-LR-REF ecotype Palm Island chromosome 11, KAUST_Apoly_ChrSc, whole genome shotgun sequence includes the following:
- the laptm4b gene encoding lysosomal-associated transmembrane protein 4B, giving the protein MISPWDRWYSTSCCLCCHVRTGTIILGIWYMLINAVVLLILLSALNDPIQYRYHLTSSELGTDIDVMDDANICIATAISLLMILICGMATYGAYKQHAAWIIPFFCYQIFDFALNTLVAISVVVYPNTVQDYLQQLPGTFPYKEDIMSTNNMCLVFAVLLFIGCILSFKAYLIGCVWNCYRYVSGRGTTEVLVYVTTNDTTVPLPPYEEAVAIPPKEPPPQYMEA